One part of the Leclercia sp. LSNIH1 genome encodes these proteins:
- a CDS encoding DUF262 domain-containing protein, with product MPSKSIKAMIQEINNNEADGGGLWLPNIQRQFVWNTDQIARLFDSVMRQYPLSSLLFWKTREEIKHRKFIENFNDGKVDLKDHYHHGKTKSKWLVLDGQQRLQSFYLALKGSIDGKVLHFNVLSGTSTSNEEIRYQFEFQDAATSSWPWMVMSDIVYTKKLPEQILSQRIEEEKLELSAKEREQATINISRAGKEFSNEGKLLYHVIDSSEDDSELDFDDVVEVFIRANSGGTRLSKSDLMFTLLSTEWSDADVIFEDFLEKINDSGRFNFSRDFLIKLSTTLLGFGAKYDVDKLRDDNVRNQISENWPAIAKALMFVKDEIVSKTYIRSGKALTSYNALIPLVYLQYHFPGKLARSQALKQYLVPALLNGVFSGQPDGIIDKLVKVIDDQESFDLKKIRAAIVSANRSLHLTEERLFGWCGYGSGHIHLLFNLWYGGEYKSSGFQHEPQIDHIFARSLLKEEKILNEETGRMVRVYENWEIDQLANCMLLPAHQNGAGDKGAQSLDTWLKDQSPEFLDLHCIPRSPRTLWKLENYRRFIEKRKQLIQERIAEMGLLEDEE from the coding sequence ATGCCCAGTAAATCAATCAAGGCGATGATTCAGGAAATTAATAATAACGAAGCCGATGGTGGCGGGCTTTGGTTGCCAAATATTCAGCGACAGTTTGTCTGGAATACCGATCAAATAGCCCGCCTGTTCGACTCTGTCATGCGGCAATATCCCCTCTCCTCCCTGCTGTTCTGGAAAACCCGCGAAGAAATTAAGCACCGTAAATTTATAGAGAATTTCAACGACGGCAAGGTCGATTTAAAAGATCACTATCATCACGGCAAAACGAAGTCGAAATGGCTGGTTCTGGACGGCCAGCAGCGCTTACAAAGTTTTTATCTGGCGTTGAAAGGTAGCATTGACGGTAAAGTACTCCATTTCAATGTGCTGAGTGGTACATCGACAAGCAATGAAGAAATTCGCTATCAGTTTGAGTTTCAGGATGCCGCCACAAGCTCCTGGCCATGGATGGTCATGTCAGACATTGTCTACACCAAAAAATTACCCGAACAGATTCTCAGCCAGCGCATTGAAGAAGAAAAGCTGGAACTAAGCGCGAAAGAGCGAGAACAGGCGACAATCAATATTAGTCGTGCAGGTAAAGAGTTTAGTAATGAAGGTAAGTTGCTTTATCACGTGATTGACAGCAGCGAAGACGACAGCGAACTTGATTTTGACGATGTGGTTGAGGTCTTTATTCGGGCGAACTCAGGCGGTACAAGGTTAAGCAAATCAGATCTAATGTTTACGCTGCTCTCCACCGAGTGGTCTGACGCTGACGTTATCTTTGAAGACTTTCTGGAGAAGATTAATGATAGCGGCCGCTTCAACTTCTCCCGCGATTTTCTGATTAAACTTAGCACCACGCTGCTGGGCTTTGGTGCCAAATATGATGTGGATAAACTGCGTGATGATAATGTGCGTAACCAGATCAGTGAAAACTGGCCAGCTATCGCCAAAGCGCTTATGTTTGTGAAAGATGAGATTGTCAGTAAAACCTATATTCGATCCGGCAAAGCACTCACCTCTTATAATGCACTGATTCCCTTAGTATATCTGCAATATCACTTCCCGGGGAAATTAGCGAGATCGCAAGCATTAAAGCAGTATCTGGTGCCTGCTCTGCTGAATGGCGTTTTTTCTGGTCAGCCAGATGGCATTATAGATAAGCTGGTAAAAGTGATCGACGACCAGGAGAGCTTCGATCTGAAAAAGATCCGTGCGGCGATCGTTTCGGCCAATCGTAGCCTGCATTTAACCGAAGAGCGCCTCTTCGGTTGGTGCGGCTACGGTAGCGGGCACATCCACCTGCTGTTTAACTTGTGGTATGGCGGAGAATACAAATCTTCAGGCTTTCAGCATGAACCGCAGATTGACCACATTTTTGCCCGTAGCCTGCTAAAAGAAGAGAAGATTTTAAATGAAGAAACTGGCCGTATGGTACGTGTCTACGAAAACTGGGAAATCGACCAGTTGGCGAACTGTATGCTGTTACCTGCCCATCAGAATGGCGCAGGCGACAAAGGAGCCCAGTCCCTCGATACATGGCTAAAAGATCAATCCCCGGAATTTTTGGATCTGCACTGTATCCCCCGCAGCCCCAGGACCTTATGGAAGCTGGAAAATTACCGGCGCTTTATTGAGAAACGCAAACAGTTGATCCAGGAACGTATCGCCGAAATGGGATTACTGGAGGACGAAGAGTAA